The genome window tataggctcagtctgggaggctgaggctcggtctggaagaccgaggtagttgtctagtgggactagggagtcagtctgggaggctgggaaaattgtctagtgggactagggagtcagtctgggaggctgggaaaattggctagtgggtctaggaagagcagtctgggaggctgggaggctagtgggactaggaagatcagtctgggaggctgggaggctagtgggactaggagaactatttgattgcttacttggtgactaatgtgtttatctgattgtatgattgattatttgtgcatatttgtgtttatgataCAGACACTATGGATTCATCAGGCACTGGTGAGTCGGACACTACGGGCCCTATGCCCGTCGTATCAGACGACCTAGTATCATCAGAGCATGAGATACACACTTCAGATGTTACCAGCACGGATGAGGatgatttccagcccttcgcgcTACCCGATGCTGTCGACGAGCCCGCTAATGGCCCTTTTGTCGGGGACTTACCGCTCgtggagatccctgctcccatacctcTGGCCGCTTACCCTGTTCTCGATATACTTCTTGACGCCGACGCTGATGACGACGTCGATTTATTTGATGACGAGCCCCTGGAGGATGAtgttgagggcgaggcccttataGCCGACGGCGGTCTTTtgttgctcgcagatgctccagctgaggagtcacctgctcactcacccgccccagactctttcgagtctgtggcctccgcaccgtCACACACTCAGGATGCGCAACACTATTCTCACGGTTCAGATCCCGATAGGGCATCATCTGCTACCCCTGCCCCTAGCTTCACTTTCGATCACGACATTGATGAGGGTTCTGACCATGTTTTTCCCCTTGGATTTGACCCGGACCAGGAGACTGAGTTCATACACCtcgatcagcctatggaggacccggttgacccAGTTGACCCTGTTGACCCTGCGTAAGTTGACCACgcagattttgagatggagtgcgatgaccccgagcctgccgtggcccccgagccggtagccgctcctgaccctgtgtttgagcatgaccctattcatgctggcGTACCCATTGTTGACCCTGTGATTGCTGATCTACCCGTTGATGATCACCTTGTTGATGCTCCACTATTAGAGGGCGATCATGCTGTTGCTGATGCTCAGGCTGATGCCCCTCTCATCGCTGATGTACCTGTTGACCCTCTTGTTGCACCCCTTCTTGACCCTGCGCCTGTGCAGTTTGATCGTGCACTTTTTGAGGCACATGCTGACCCACGAGATGCGCACACCCTGAATGGGTGGATTGATGCTGATGATGAgcttccacctattccccctcatACCACCGATGCACGTCACATGGATTTCCCTTTTTCGTTCGCTCAGTACacacctccagctcgacctggagagggttcctctACTCATCCTTTCGGCCATGTGCCGACATCTGTCCCAGTTATACCACAGTTTCCTTCTGCTATTCCCCCTGTTCCACCATTCTCTGTGCCACCTTTCGATCCAGCCAGTGAGCCATTTCTCTGGACGtcaccacctgttatgccaccatccgacccctaccatccttttcATATGGGGTATTCTATTGAGGACGTTCTTATGTCGTTTGTTGTCCAGCAGGAGGCACTGACGCTACGCatacaggagctcgagagagctcagccaccGCCATGCCAGTGTCATGGTCAGACCCACCCTGCTTCTTCGCAGCCCCCTCGACCGTTGTTACCTGACTCTGCTGCACGCCTTTGGGCACTAGAGCAGCAGATTGCTTCCTTGTTGCatactcagagagccatggaggaggactggctccatttgcgtcgtttgttctattcccattttcccctcctccaccgccaacATGTAGGGCGACCTTATACAGCACCGGTGGACCtcggtgagaagacggcgattgcccTGACTGCACAGCTTCTTGGAGACTGCAcactgattctgacttttgttgtatgtatatgggatgtattaacactgatttgatattctttttggattggggtgatgtagcccttagtcgttgaTGATGTATGACATtattatgtacttgtacactttaccatgtggtcttgatttatggcaatgcaatcgtagtattctcatcatatgtgatgttttgattgattatttatgttttataacatgggatgttgtgtgattgatatatttataacatgggatgttgtgtgattgatataattgtaacatgggatgttatatGATTGGTCTgcttataacatgagatgttatgtactattactatcattatatacatacgctttactatggcctgacccatGTGAACCAtcgtttagaagatgccgccgagacgtcaaacgcaaatgcctaccaatgaggcagagcttcagcaagtcatcgctgctgccatcgcgcAGTACGCCGCCTCttaaggagggactagtggaagtaattccggcaatactggcaacaacaatccacctcatggtaatgctAAGTCATTGAGACATACCATGATACCATTGGATATCTTTAGCAATGATGCTCATGCCATTCATAtgttctaacgtatgtgcagggtgcacctacaagcagtttctagactgcaagcctgtcaactttgGTGGCACCGGAGGCGCTGTCGCCTTTGTTCATTGGGCCGAGAATACAGACTcagttctccgcatgagcaagtgtgctccagaccagcaagttacctacatttctgggctattcttggacggggccctgtcatggtggaatttgcaagtgcagactCTTGGATAAGCCGCTGCATACGCAATGACGTggaccgagctgaaagagctaatgcgtcgaaagtattgctctcgcgctgaaattcaaaagttggaaactgagttttggcacctgaagatggaaggtccgaaaatcgcagagtatgttcagaggtttcacgacctgtcgcatgtggtaccttatatggtcactccagagttcaagcagattgagcgcttcatttggggtttagctcctcaaatcataagtatggtgacttcttcAAAGCCGGCCACAATCACTGAGGAgattgatctgagcgtggctctcactgaggaggctatacgcctaaacaagttttctgaggttgagccaaagaagaaggagactcacgtcgagtcgtccgggggtaacaaaagaaagttctcgaacttcaagcaaggcactagtggggttgttaagaaaggagaatcaagcacgccagctcaAGTTACAGCCGGAACTGGCAGGAAAGGAAAAGGGTATATGGGTACCcatcccaagtgcaacacctgccagcgccaccattctggccgatgtggtttaaaagtatgtgaagcttgtggaaagaatGGCCACTCGAAGGATTCatgttgggccactgttggccggggaggccatggaggatttggaaatagaaacaataaccggggtggaaatggaaatcgcccacaaggaaacaatggaggaaatgggaatcgaggcaacaatgtgAATCAAGCTGGCAATGTGAACCGTGATCAGAACAACAATCAAGCTGTgaatggaggtggaaacgggcaaagaccaggatgctttaactgtggtgatgttgggcactataagaggaactacctagaattgaaccaagcccgtggaagagtgttcaatatcgaagcgagggaagcacgccaggatcccaatgtcgttactggtacgttccctgtaaaccaacgctatgcatccgttttatttgatactggtgccgattatagcttcatatcgttagagtttaagaatatgcttgggttagccgctagtaagctAGATATTCCCTACTCAGTCGagttggctaatggaaagttggtagaagccaatgaagttgtcagaggttgtgtaatcgaattgggagagcgtgagtttgctttagaactactaccagtccagctgggaagctttgacgtggtagtagggatggattggttatcaagtaacaaggctgagattgtttgtcacgaaaaggtcgttcgtatcccaaccgaagatggtgaaacaattgtggttcatggagagaagcgtgatacgcctttgagaattatcagctgcttgaaagcgcgaaagtgtttgcagaagggatgtgctgtcttcctggcacacatcgtggataagaaagctgctgagccgaaaatcgaagacatccctgtcgtgagggaatatccagaagtcttcccagaggacttgcctggattgccacgtcagaggcaagtagagtttcgcattGATTTAgtcccaggcgccgcgcctgtggctaaggcaccttatcgacttgcaccgtctga of Helianthus annuus cultivar XRQ/B chromosome 1, HanXRQr2.0-SUNRISE, whole genome shotgun sequence contains these proteins:
- the LOC118490388 gene encoding uncharacterized protein LOC118490388, with amino-acid sequence MSLRRSNTQMSEQATKFAERIGEVILKTVELAIAMSRLQDEATQKSPPEAEAKPSPKSKKRKTSKDPSAVAPNQAEPSRVAAPPAKKYTMDSSGTGESDTTGPMPVVSDDLVSSEHEIHTSDVTSTDEDDFQPFALPDAVDEPANGPFVGDLPLVEIPAPIPLAAYPVLDILLDADADDDVDLFDDEPLEDDVEGEALIADGEGDHAVADAQADAPLIADVPVDPLVAPLLDPAPVQFDRALFEAHADPRDAHTLNGWIDADDELPPIPPHTTDARHMDFPFSFAQYTPPARPGEGSSTHPFGHVPTSVPVIPQFPSAIPPVPPFSVPPFDPASEPFLWTSPPVMPPSDPYHPFHMGYSIEDVLMSFVVQQEALTLRIQELERAQPPPCQCHGQTHPASSQPPRPLLPDSAARLWVLGFAGLFSVDCLKDFG